Part of the Paenibacillus wynnii genome is shown below.
TTATTGATATTTTATTTACTGGAATGGTCAGCACACGCTTTAAAGATTACATTCCGAAGCTCGAACAATCTTATCTGAATGTTCAACAGTATCGCCATAAACGAGGAGGTCAAACGAAATGAATATTTTCAAATTTCAAAATGACGAGGATTTCGTACAAACCGGGGCTAACCTAATTGTCAGCCTGCTGCAAAGCAACCCAAAAGCTGTACTAGGTCTGGCTACCGGCAGCTCACCTGTAGGTGTGTATGCGCGTGTGGTTGAAATGTACAATAAAGGCCTCGTAAGCTTCTCCAAAGCTTCATCTTACAACCTTGATGAATATGTTGGGTTACCTGTAGACCATCCTCAAAGCTACCGTAGTTTTATGAACGAACATCTGTTTAATCACGTGGATATCGACCTCAGCCGGACACATGTTCCTAACGGAAACGCAGATGATCTAGATGCTGAATGTCTTGCTTACGATAAAATGCTGGAGGAACACGGGCCTGTCGATCTGCAGATTTTGGGCATAGGAAGCAATGGACATATTGGGTTTAATGAGCCTGATGCCAGTCTTAGCAGCGGTACACATGTGGTAGATTTGCTGGAAGAAACGCTCGAAGCTAATGCCCGATTCTTCCCTACTCTTGCTGAAGTACCTCGTCAAGCCGTAACCATGGGTATTGCCAGTATTCTAAAAGCTAAACAAATTGTTCTGCTCGTACGCGGTGAAGAAAAGGCTGAGGCTGTTAAAAACGCACTTGAAGGCCCTATCACTACCCAATGCCCCGCATCCCTGCTGCAAAGCCATCCCAATGTTGTTGTGCTGCTGGATAAAGGAGCAGGAAAATGGCTGAAATAAATACCCTTACAGGTGAGCTGTTATTCGGAAAAGTGCTTACTCCCGGCGGGATATTAGAGCATGGAGTAATTGCAGTATCTGCAGAGCAGATTCATTATGTCGGCGAAGCAGAATGGCTACCGGCTGCCTATGCAGAGTGGCCTTCCACTTTGGAAAAAAAGGGTCTGTTCATTCCCGGCTTTGTTGACGTGCATGTTCATGGCGGAGCCGGTCATGACTTCATGTATAGCAACTCTGAGGCGCTG
Proteins encoded:
- the nagB gene encoding glucosamine-6-phosphate deaminase — translated: MNIFKFQNDEDFVQTGANLIVSLLQSNPKAVLGLATGSSPVGVYARVVEMYNKGLVSFSKASSYNLDEYVGLPVDHPQSYRSFMNEHLFNHVDIDLSRTHVPNGNADDLDAECLAYDKMLEEHGPVDLQILGIGSNGHIGFNEPDASLSSGTHVVDLLEETLEANARFFPTLAEVPRQAVTMGIASILKAKQIVLLVRGEEKAEAVKNALEGPITTQCPASLLQSHPNVVVLLDKGAGKWLK